The Monomorium pharaonis isolate MP-MQ-018 chromosome 5, ASM1337386v2, whole genome shotgun sequence genome includes a window with the following:
- the LOC118645729 gene encoding peroxynitrite isomerase THAP4-like produces the protein MLCCVAVNCSNRSEKGWKLFRFPVSDRRVKWVQNIRRGNNWTPTEASRLCEKHFENSQFERHRSDGLRKLKPNAIPTLFDVPNPPPMIDPSPRKSLYKNPEKNAAFANSEAARLAKPEQEVNFEN, from the exons ATGCTTTGCTGCGTTGCAGTAAATTGTAGCAACAGGTCCGAAAAAGGTTGGAAATTATTCAGGTTCCCGGTAAGTGATCGGCGAGTAAAGTGGGTGCAAAATATACGACGCGGAAATAATTGGACACCAACTGAGGCTTCGCGTTTGTGTGAA aaacattttgaaaattcacAATTTGAAAGACATCGATCCGATGGTCTGAGAAAGTTGAAACCAAATGCCATCCCAACATTATTTGACGTACCAAATCCGCCACCCATGATCGATCCATCTCCGCGGAAATCACtgtataaa aatcctgaaaaaaatgcTGCTTTCGCCAATTCGGAAGCAGCGAGGCTTGCCAAACCTGAACAGGAGGTAAATTTTGAGAATTAA